A genomic stretch from Hemibagrus wyckioides isolate EC202008001 linkage group LG18, SWU_Hwy_1.0, whole genome shotgun sequence includes:
- the sowahab gene encoding ankyrin repeat domain-containing protein SOWAHA, which yields MDISQESILSVLLEEGGKIKNSDLLSRFKGPLHCSDPVEKKQNRDLFKMIINTLAVVKEIEEVKYVVLRKKYQHLLKSRSDDGNELNDEGGGDEVEKEDKATADQREGCKNEKANEEPPEEKKSEQEPRSDSEADSSDTSPALSFIEQALQRQKYPDIKVKKSLHFKSSTDDAQKHGPARSNNTGTSMPKRFALPLRVPPMVITPVAHEEINEMKTPSNDNNPVKVHLAPVSSTPWPPCSPRYKRRSSVDSVGIGSSPLPRRHCKSAKPVDEPKYGDTVPLESSEHQWMVTSASGRWGLLYGLLLNDAHLAEKKDFISGFTALHWAAKCGNCEILCKIIDRSRDVGKGVDINSKSYAGYTPLHIAAIHGQEYIIGILVNEYGANRDVRDNSGKKAHHYLDKAVSPSIRELLGGLKVVRAEPQKNTDDTDTHKHTHTISRLFQPQTIGYKKKPKSRSTFVSVPEDVKDEKSEHSNPMHRVFSDVFS from the coding sequence ATGGACATAAGCCAGGAGTCGATCCTGTCGGTGTTGCTTGAGGAAGGTGGGAAGATTAAAAACTCGGACTTGTTGAGTAGATTTAAAGGTCCATTACACTGCAGCGATCCGGTGGAAAAGAAGCAGAACAGAGATCTCTTCAAGATGATCATCAACACCCTCGCCGTGGTTAAAGAAATAGAAGAGGTCAAGTACGTCGTGCTGAGGAAAAAGTACCAGCATTTACTGAAGTCCAGATCAGATGATGGAAATGAACTAAACGACGAGGgaggaggtgatgaggtggAGAAAGAGGACAAGGCCACAGCAGACCAGAGAGAAGGGTGTAAGAATGAAAAAGCTAATGAAGAGCCTCCTGAGGAGAAGAAATCAGAGCAGGAACCTCGATCAGACAGTGAAGCCGACTCCTCAGACACCTCTCCAGCACTCTCCTTCATCGAGCAGGCTTTACAAAGACAGAAATATCCAGACATAAAGGTAAAGAAGTCCTTACACTTTAAGTCAAGTACTGATGACGCACAGAAGCATGGACCTGCCCGCTCTAACAACACCGGGACGAGCATGCCTAAACGCTTCGCCCTGCCATTACGCGTACCTCCAATGGTCATCACTCCTGTAGCACATGAAGagattaatgaaatgaaaactccATCGAATGACAACAATCCAGTCAAAGTTCACTTGGCTCCAGTGAGCTCCACTCCATGGCCGCCCTGCTCGCCTAGATATAAGAGACGCTCGTCTGTGGACAGCGTGGGAATTGGCAGCTCTCCACTGCCTCGGAGACACTGCAAAAGTGCTAAACCTGTAGACGAGCCGAAATATGGTGACACCGTCCCGTTGGAAAGCTCTGAACACCAGTGGATGGTGACATCTGCGTCTGGACGGTGGGGCTTATTGTACGGGCTGCTGCTGAACGATGCACACCTGGCGGagaaaaaagattttatttcgGGTTTCACGGCTCTTCATTGGGCAGCTAAGTGCGGAAACTGTGAAATTCTTTGCAAGATCATTGACCGGTCCAGAGACGTGGGGAAGGGCGTGGACATCAACTCCAAGTCATACGCAGGCTATACCCCGCTGCACATCGCTGCTATCCATGGTCAAGAGTACATCATTGGGATCTTGGTCAATGAATACGGTGCCAACCGTGATGTTCGGGATAACTCCGGGAAAAAGGCGCACCATTACCTGGACAAAGCAGTGTCACCCTCCATCCGCGAGCTGCTTGGAGGGTTGAAGGTGGTGCGTGCCGAGCCGCAGAAGAACACagatgacactgacactcacaagcacactcacaccatcaGCCGACTCTTCCAGCCACAAACTATAGGCTACAAGAAGAAACCCAAATCCAGAAGCACTTTCGTCTCTGTGCCCGAGGATGTAAAGGATGAGAAGAGCGAGCATTCGAACCCCATGCACAGGGTTTTCTCAGACGTATTTTCCTAA
- the septin8a gene encoding septin-8-A isoform X1, with the protein MAAVDVDVFSDEQKRSLSLGGHVGFDSLPDQLVSKSVSQGFCFNILCVGETGIGKSTLMNTLFNTMFENEEASHYQNGVYLRPRTYDLQESNVHLKLTIVDTVGFGDQINKEESYKPIVDYIDTQFENYLQEELKIKRSLFNYHDTRIHICLYFIAPTGHSLKSLDLVTMKKLDSKVNIIPIIAKADTISKSELHKFKIKIMSELVSNGVQIYQFPTDDEAVSEINSSMNAHLPFAVVGSVEEVKVGNKTVRARQYPWGVVQVENESHCDFVKLREMLIRVNMEDLREQTHSRHYELYRRCKLEEMGFKDTDPDSQPFSLQETYEAKRKEFLGDLQRKEEEMRQMFVNKVKETEAELKEKERELHDKFEQLKRMHQEEKRKVEEKKSYLEDEMNTFNRRKVAAETMSLSQPLKKDKDKKN; encoded by the exons ATGGCTGCCGTAGATGTAGACGTGTTTTCC GATGAACAGAAGCGCAGTCTCAGTCTTGGAGGACATGTTGGCTTCGACAGTCTGCCTGATCAGCTGGTCAGCAAATCCGTGTCTCAAGGTTTCTGCTTCAACATCCTCTGTGTGG GGGAGACGGGCATCGGCAAGTCCACGCTGATGAACACGCTTTTCAACACCATGTTCGAGAACGAAGAAGCCAGTCACTACCAGAACGGCGTCTACCTGCGGCCCAGAACCTACGACCTGCAGGAGAGCAACGTTCACCTCAAACTCACCATCGTAGACACGGTCGGCTTCGGGGACCAGATCAATAAAGAGGAGAG TTACAAGCCCATCGTTGATTACATCGACACACAGTTTGAAAACTACCTGCAGGAAGAGCTGAAGATCAAGCGCTCGCTTTTTAACTACCACGACACGAGAATCCACATCTGCCTCTACTTCATTGCTCCCACAGGCCACTCGCTCAAATCTCTGGATTTAGTCACAATGAAGAAGCTGGACAGTAAG GTTAACATAATTCCCATCATCGCCAAAGCTGACACCATTTCCAAGAGCGAGCTTCACAAGTTCAAGATTAAGATCATGAGCGAGCTGGTGAGCAACGGAGTTCAGATCTACCAGTTCCCCACGGATGATGAAGCGGTGTCAGAAATCAACTCCTCGATGAAT gCTCATCTACCCTTCGCTGTAGTGGGCAGTGTTGAGGAGGTAAAAGTCGGGAATAAGACGGTCAGAGCCAGACAGTATCCCTGGGGGGTCGTCCAAG tggagaatGAGAGTCACTGTGACTTTGTGAAGCTGAGGGAGATGCTGATTCGTGTGAATATGGAGGATCTGAGGGAACAGACACACAGCCGTCACTATGAACTCTACAGACGCTGCAAACTGGAGGAAATGGGCTTCAAAGACACGGATCCTGACAGCCAGCCGTTCAG tcTACAGGAGACCTATGAGGCTAAGAGGAAAGAGTTCCTGGGTGATCTGCAGCgtaaggaggaggagatgaggcAGATGTTTGTTAATAAAGTCAAGGAGACGGAGGCAGAGCTAAAGGAAAAGGAGCGAGAG CTTCATGACAAGTTTGAGCAGCTGAAGCGCATGCAccaggaggagaagaggaaggtggaggagaagaagagctACCTGGAGGACGAGATGAACACCTTCAACAGGAGGAAGGTGGCGGCTGAGACGATGTCACTCTCACAGCCGCTCAAGAAGGACAAGGACAAGAAGAA TTAA
- the septin8a gene encoding septin-8-A isoform X2 has translation MAAVDVDVFSDEQKRSLSLGGHVGFDSLPDQLVSKSVSQGFCFNILCVGETGIGKSTLMNTLFNTMFENEEASHYQNGVYLRPRTYDLQESNVHLKLTIVDTVGFGDQINKEESYKPIVDYIDTQFENYLQEELKIKRSLFNYHDTRIHICLYFIAPTGHSLKSLDLVTMKKLDSKVNIIPIIAKADTISKSELHKFKIKIMSELVSNGVQIYQFPTDDEAVSEINSSMNAHLPFAVVGSVEEVKVGNKTVRARQYPWGVVQVENESHCDFVKLREMLIRVNMEDLREQTHSRHYELYRRCKLEEMGFKDTDPDSQPFSLQETYEAKRKEFLGDLQRKEEEMRQMFVNKVKETEAELKEKERELHDKFEQLKRMHQEEKRKVEEKKSYLEDEMNTFNRRKVAAETMSLSQPLKKDKDKKNSSEKSENQAAACSNSKMMMTKTSVEPLKCQSWWQCCTCLVHNNAWKEGFF, from the exons ATGGCTGCCGTAGATGTAGACGTGTTTTCC GATGAACAGAAGCGCAGTCTCAGTCTTGGAGGACATGTTGGCTTCGACAGTCTGCCTGATCAGCTGGTCAGCAAATCCGTGTCTCAAGGTTTCTGCTTCAACATCCTCTGTGTGG GGGAGACGGGCATCGGCAAGTCCACGCTGATGAACACGCTTTTCAACACCATGTTCGAGAACGAAGAAGCCAGTCACTACCAGAACGGCGTCTACCTGCGGCCCAGAACCTACGACCTGCAGGAGAGCAACGTTCACCTCAAACTCACCATCGTAGACACGGTCGGCTTCGGGGACCAGATCAATAAAGAGGAGAG TTACAAGCCCATCGTTGATTACATCGACACACAGTTTGAAAACTACCTGCAGGAAGAGCTGAAGATCAAGCGCTCGCTTTTTAACTACCACGACACGAGAATCCACATCTGCCTCTACTTCATTGCTCCCACAGGCCACTCGCTCAAATCTCTGGATTTAGTCACAATGAAGAAGCTGGACAGTAAG GTTAACATAATTCCCATCATCGCCAAAGCTGACACCATTTCCAAGAGCGAGCTTCACAAGTTCAAGATTAAGATCATGAGCGAGCTGGTGAGCAACGGAGTTCAGATCTACCAGTTCCCCACGGATGATGAAGCGGTGTCAGAAATCAACTCCTCGATGAAT gCTCATCTACCCTTCGCTGTAGTGGGCAGTGTTGAGGAGGTAAAAGTCGGGAATAAGACGGTCAGAGCCAGACAGTATCCCTGGGGGGTCGTCCAAG tggagaatGAGAGTCACTGTGACTTTGTGAAGCTGAGGGAGATGCTGATTCGTGTGAATATGGAGGATCTGAGGGAACAGACACACAGCCGTCACTATGAACTCTACAGACGCTGCAAACTGGAGGAAATGGGCTTCAAAGACACGGATCCTGACAGCCAGCCGTTCAG tcTACAGGAGACCTATGAGGCTAAGAGGAAAGAGTTCCTGGGTGATCTGCAGCgtaaggaggaggagatgaggcAGATGTTTGTTAATAAAGTCAAGGAGACGGAGGCAGAGCTAAAGGAAAAGGAGCGAGAG CTTCATGACAAGTTTGAGCAGCTGAAGCGCATGCAccaggaggagaagaggaaggtggaggagaagaagagctACCTGGAGGACGAGATGAACACCTTCAACAGGAGGAAGGTGGCGGCTGAGACGATGTCACTCTCACAGCCGCTCAAGAAGGACAAGGACAAGAAGAA CAGTTCAGAGAAAAGTGAGAATCAGGCTGCAGCTTGCTCCAACTCCAAGATGATGATGACCAAAACCAGCGTGGAACCGCTGAAGTGTCAGAGCTGGTGGCAGTGCTGTACGTGTCTCGTCCACAACAACGCCTGGAAAGAAGGTTTCTTCTGA